The Pseudomonadota bacterium genome has a window encoding:
- a CDS encoding response regulator transcription factor, which yields MHVLIAEDDQEVSAYLAKGLREAGHTVETFHDGHVASVAASRSQFDVLIIDRMLPGADGLNIIKSLRAAGNHAPTLVLSALGNVDHRVEGLRAGSDDYLSKPFVFSEVLARIEALVRRSRMTPQGTCLQVGDLLLDRLARVARRGDREIELLPREYALLEYLMEHTGQVVTRTMLLEALWGLHFDPRTNIVDVHISRLRQKVDKGFSTALIRTVRGMGYMLRA from the coding sequence ATGCATGTATTGATCGCTGAAGATGACCAGGAAGTCAGCGCCTACCTGGCCAAGGGTCTGCGCGAAGCCGGCCATACGGTGGAGACCTTCCATGACGGCCATGTCGCCAGCGTGGCCGCTTCCCGTAGCCAATTCGATGTACTAATCATCGATCGAATGCTACCGGGCGCCGATGGACTCAATATCATCAAGTCACTTCGGGCCGCGGGTAATCACGCGCCGACGCTAGTCTTGAGCGCCTTGGGCAACGTCGACCATCGAGTCGAGGGGTTGCGTGCTGGCTCGGACGACTACCTGAGTAAACCCTTCGTCTTCAGCGAAGTGCTGGCTCGAATCGAGGCTCTGGTTCGGCGCAGCCGAATGACCCCGCAAGGCACGTGCCTGCAGGTGGGTGACCTACTGCTCGATCGCCTGGCGCGGGTGGCAAGGCGGGGCGATCGGGAGATCGAGCTGCTTCCGCGCGAATACGCGCTGCTGGAATATCTCATGGAGCATACGGGGCAGGTAGTGACACGAACGATGCTCCTTGAAGCGCTCTGGGGTCTGCACTTTGATCCACGGACTAACATCGTAGACGTACACATCTCTCGCTTGCGGCAGAAGGTAGATAAGGGATTCTCCACCGCGCTGATTCGCACCGTGCGCGGCATGGGTTACATGCTGCGTGCGTAA
- a CDS encoding DUF1501 domain-containing protein, whose product MPYTRRMFLRDSAATSSLALTTLGGALSSFGAGAADTEGYRALVCVFLFGGLDNHDTLLPYDQASYDEFATIRSTLLARQGESRLRENLLPLVTADPEQFGGRQFALPPELAGIKAIYDQGKAAIVANVGPLIVPTDRQAYEEQSVPVPSRLFSHNDQQITWQASAPEGAQFGWGGLFADAAVAAGANGAPEFSTIGSVGTGVFLSGQLAQPYNVSAGGAERMRLLELLEERVGAPGGAGALQLARALLRDQVYAGGHVLAQDIGAGFRAAIDSNERYNEAIGGGEALQTEFPESELGISLRTIAEAISVRQNLQASRQVFFVGLGGFDTHSTQADVLPGLLSTVDAAVSAFYAEMVAQGIANDVTLFTASDFGRTLAVNDDGTDHGWGGHHFVLGGSVQGGAIYGDMPPVGFGHSQDSGNGRLIPTVAVEQYAEPMGRWFGLDDSELALALPNLANFAAEPGLTFL is encoded by the coding sequence ATGCCCTACACCCGACGCATGTTCTTGAGGGACTCCGCCGCGACCTCTTCCCTCGCCCTGACGACGCTGGGCGGCGCGCTGAGCAGCTTCGGCGCAGGCGCCGCGGACACGGAGGGCTACCGAGCCCTGGTGTGCGTATTTCTCTTCGGGGGCCTCGACAACCACGACACGCTACTCCCGTACGACCAGGCCTCCTACGACGAGTTCGCCACGATCCGTAGCACGCTGCTAGCAAGGCAGGGCGAATCGCGACTGCGGGAGAACTTACTGCCACTGGTGACGGCGGACCCGGAGCAGTTCGGCGGCCGGCAGTTCGCCCTGCCGCCCGAGCTCGCCGGCATCAAAGCCATCTACGACCAGGGGAAGGCAGCCATCGTCGCCAACGTTGGACCACTGATCGTACCGACAGATCGGCAAGCCTATGAGGAACAATCGGTTCCTGTCCCCTCGCGTCTGTTCTCGCACAACGACCAACAGATCACCTGGCAGGCGAGTGCGCCAGAGGGCGCTCAGTTTGGCTGGGGCGGGCTATTCGCCGATGCGGCGGTGGCCGCTGGGGCCAACGGTGCACCGGAGTTCTCGACCATCGGCAGCGTCGGTACTGGCGTATTCCTGTCTGGCCAGCTAGCTCAGCCCTACAACGTTAGCGCAGGCGGCGCCGAGCGTATGCGCCTGTTGGAGCTCCTCGAGGAGCGCGTAGGCGCGCCCGGTGGTGCCGGGGCGCTACAACTGGCTCGCGCACTCCTACGCGATCAGGTCTACGCGGGAGGACATGTGCTGGCACAAGACATCGGTGCGGGATTTCGAGCTGCCATCGACAGTAACGAGCGTTACAACGAGGCGATAGGCGGCGGTGAGGCGCTGCAAACCGAGTTCCCAGAGAGCGAACTCGGCATCAGTCTGAGGACCATCGCCGAGGCGATCAGCGTTCGACAGAACCTGCAGGCGAGCCGCCAGGTATTCTTCGTCGGGCTGGGTGGCTTCGACACCCACTCGACGCAAGCAGACGTCCTTCCGGGATTGCTTTCGACGGTGGACGCGGCGGTGAGCGCATTCTACGCAGAGATGGTCGCGCAAGGTATCGCCAACGACGTCACGCTGTTCACCGCCTCGGACTTCGGTCGCACCCTTGCCGTCAACGATGATGGTACTGACCATGGCTGGGGCGGCCATCACTTCGTGCTGGGCGGCAGCGTCCAGGGTGGTGCGATCTACGGCGACATGCCACCGGTCGGCTTTGGGCATTCCCAGGACTCGGGGAATGGACGACTCATCCCCACAGTCGCGGTCGAGCAGTACGCCGAACCGATGGGTCGTTGGTTTGGACTCGACGACAGCGAACTCGCACTTGCGCTTCCGAATCTGGCGAACTTCGCTGCTGAGCCTGGGCTCACCTTCTTGTAA
- a CDS encoding DUF1800 family protein — MFTLSISAGLLTSASCGGDTDAAPAGALSVQASPSSPVALVVGDDLVKDAGIAAQAALAAAPTEGGGAFATASRTSRFLTQATFGPTPGDVTALTGTSASQWFLAELVKPPSRHLPTLREYNDLIAEIDVESSLSAARTSLSFWLKSITAEDQLRQRTAFALSEIIVVSNAGGELLSDIAEAVSAFQDILITGAFANFRQVLERVTYSPAMGYYLTYMGSKKANPMTGQQPDENYARELLQLFTIGLIELNPDGTPRLGEDGLPIETYDNDDITGLAKVFTGLNLNYDGPEENIERVGPVPWSTPMRIIAADHSQAEKRFLGTSIPEFTDAATSIDLALDAIFAHPNVGPFLARQLIQRLTTSNPAPAYVQRVASAFDTGSYVLPDGTPVGAGIRGDLAATVAAVLFDEAVRDDASLADATFGKIREPVLRFTSWARAFSASTVTPELTLTLWESAESTQLAQHPYRAPSVFNFFRPGYVAPGTQSGALGLTVPELQLVNATTTPGYTHYLTFFIRGEGAFTDVRELAETFRIEGIRLDPRLARSSFLPDYSTEIALASDPVALVDHLASKLTYDTLRPEMRTGIVRVLNALRLDPEVTAQELVEVSLNLLMSSPDYLVQR, encoded by the coding sequence TTGTTCACGCTGAGTATTTCAGCGGGACTGCTGACAAGCGCCAGTTGCGGTGGTGACACGGATGCCGCACCGGCCGGTGCGCTCTCTGTGCAAGCCTCCCCGTCCTCACCCGTCGCGCTGGTCGTAGGAGACGATCTTGTGAAGGACGCAGGGATTGCGGCGCAGGCAGCCCTTGCCGCCGCGCCAACCGAAGGAGGCGGCGCCTTTGCTACGGCATCACGTACCTCTCGCTTCCTGACCCAGGCGACCTTCGGACCGACACCTGGCGATGTGACAGCGCTCACCGGCACCAGCGCGTCGCAGTGGTTCCTGGCTGAGTTGGTCAAGCCGCCCAGTCGACACCTGCCGACGCTTCGGGAGTACAACGACCTGATCGCCGAGATCGACGTGGAGTCATCGCTCAGTGCCGCTCGGACTTCCCTTTCGTTCTGGCTCAAGTCGATCACCGCCGAGGATCAACTTCGCCAGCGAACCGCCTTTGCCTTGTCCGAGATCATCGTCGTGTCCAACGCCGGCGGCGAACTGCTGTCGGACATAGCGGAAGCCGTCTCGGCTTTCCAGGACATACTGATTACGGGCGCCTTCGCCAACTTCCGACAAGTGCTCGAGCGTGTGACCTACTCACCAGCGATGGGGTACTACCTGACCTACATGGGGAGCAAGAAGGCCAATCCGATGACGGGGCAACAGCCCGACGAGAACTACGCCCGTGAGCTCCTACAGCTGTTTACCATCGGCCTGATCGAATTGAACCCGGATGGTACGCCCCGGCTAGGTGAGGACGGGCTGCCAATCGAAACGTACGACAACGACGACATCACGGGCCTCGCCAAGGTGTTCACTGGCCTCAACCTGAACTACGACGGGCCCGAGGAGAACATCGAACGCGTCGGTCCTGTTCCCTGGAGCACGCCAATGCGGATCATCGCCGCCGATCACTCGCAGGCAGAAAAGCGCTTCCTTGGCACCTCCATCCCCGAGTTCACCGATGCGGCCACGAGTATCGATCTCGCCCTCGACGCCATCTTCGCTCATCCCAACGTAGGCCCTTTCCTCGCTCGCCAGCTGATCCAGCGGCTCACCACCAGCAACCCCGCCCCCGCCTACGTGCAGCGTGTGGCGAGCGCCTTCGACACGGGCAGCTACGTGCTCCCGGACGGTACGCCGGTTGGCGCTGGGATCCGCGGGGATCTTGCGGCCACGGTTGCAGCGGTGCTGTTCGATGAGGCCGTGCGCGACGATGCGAGCCTCGCCGATGCCACCTTCGGCAAGATCCGCGAACCAGTGCTGCGCTTCACCAGCTGGGCGCGTGCTTTCAGTGCGAGCACGGTGACGCCAGAGTTAACGCTGACGCTGTGGGAGAGCGCTGAGAGCACGCAGCTTGCACAACACCCTTACCGCGCGCCATCGGTATTCAACTTCTTCCGACCTGGCTATGTAGCCCCGGGCACTCAATCAGGCGCATTGGGTTTGACCGTTCCCGAGCTGCAACTGGTGAACGCGACGACGACCCCCGGCTACACCCACTACTTGACTTTCTTCATCCGGGGCGAGGGTGCCTTCACCGACGTTCGGGAGTTGGCAGAGACGTTTCGGATCGAGGGCATCCGGCTCGATCCGCGTCTGGCACGCAGCAGTTTCCTGCCCGACTACTCGACGGAGATTGCCCTTGCGAGCGATCCCGTAGCCCTGGTCGATCACCTGGCCAGCAAGCTCACCTACGACACCCTGCGCCCGGAGATGCGCACGGGGATCGTCCGCGTTCTCAACGCCCTACGTCTTGACCCGGAGGTGACAGCGCAGGAGCTCGTCGAGGTAAGCCTGAACTTGCTCATGTCCTCTCCCGACTACCTCGTGCAACGCTAA